One genomic window of Spirochaetota bacterium includes the following:
- a CDS encoding alpha/beta hydrolase gives MLKKLPRMSLWNTDIPGGASLDGNAPTLDPFILEGRTTGVIVVCPGGGYAQRAPHEGAPIAQWLNANGISVVVCNYRVSPHHHPFPLIDVKRAVRTVRANAKEWNIDPAHVGALGFSAGGHLVSTLATHWHYHENVETTDSIDALSARPDTIILCYAVVSLVEPFGHTGSMKNLLGENVTEDMKLFLSNEKHVRADTPPAFLWHTSDDPGVPLDNSLVFASALRKNNIPCELHAYESGKHGLGLAKDIPDVGDWTTQCIRWLKRRGW, from the coding sequence ATGCTCAAAAAACTGCCCCGCATGTCTTTATGGAATACCGACATCCCCGGCGGCGCATCCCTTGACGGCAATGCGCCTACGCTCGATCCGTTCATTCTCGAAGGAAGGACGACCGGTGTCATCGTCGTATGCCCCGGCGGGGGGTATGCGCAGCGCGCGCCGCATGAAGGCGCACCGATAGCACAATGGCTTAACGCGAACGGCATATCCGTCGTCGTCTGCAATTACCGCGTATCGCCTCATCATCACCCGTTCCCGCTCATCGATGTGAAACGCGCCGTGCGCACGGTACGCGCGAACGCGAAGGAATGGAACATCGACCCCGCACATGTCGGCGCGCTCGGATTCTCCGCGGGCGGCCACCTCGTCTCCACGCTCGCGACGCACTGGCATTACCATGAGAACGTCGAGACCACGGACAGCATCGATGCGCTTTCCGCGCGGCCGGACACGATCATTCTCTGTTATGCCGTCGTATCGCTTGTCGAACCGTTCGGGCATACGGGCTCGATGAAGAACCTGCTCGGCGAGAACGTGACCGAAGACATGAAACTTTTCCTTTCCAACGAGAAACACGTGCGCGCGGATACGCCGCCGGCGTTCCTCTGGCATACCTCCGACGACCCCGGCGTTCCTCTGGACAATTCGCTCGTCTTCGCATCGGCGCTCCGTAAGAACAATATCCCCTGCGAACTGCACGCCTACGAATCGGGGAAGCACGGGCTCGGTCTCGCAAAGGATATCCCCGATGTCGGCGACTGGACCACGCAATGCATACGGTGGCTTAAGCGCAGGGGATGGTAA